A genome region from Bombus terrestris chromosome 10, iyBomTerr1.2, whole genome shotgun sequence includes the following:
- the LOC100650691 gene encoding uncharacterized protein LOC100650691 isoform X6, translating into MSSSYIIEPQESGSGKKDDTLIIIVNDDGTISVDQETLQTLIMNQSNANVSVVRVGQAETDTENGDITLTVDPPMFTSAAINSVGTSTGDATSLVDPFMEMDPEQLERLETALQSEEAKQILGENVTAMLDMLTVEEQQNSIRYSVKLDHCYTSRLSPSDPKPRDPLPVIDSPTSDDGLQYAHQHSPAPGTSKTSSPVGEAENTVMIKPKATTKTGKPVGRPRKNFPPTSVPTSNSNTRSSANVANTPKSVGHPVPRNILQQGVGKHQGRSNDEDEEELMSSSESSESEPPSDNDSDFGPRGPRRGGIRARGGRKGLTTRGGSMVATRRRGPNKQMDMEQVRRLDMEMAAAVNAMKSPEKDEKSGGFGFVKGKRQLKTVIGRKKEESQRNESSSIINQDVSGNFEKPLQTTNQVKANLINANMVKGDMILTKPGQGRANQKVTFVQKQVLMKSNDLKNIDVKKQVILPKGKFFNQTGTKFFATKDGKLVQIPVTTKTITSNLSITQMKGVIPQVSSTQQPAMIQSQISNVQQQQSQQLAKVTTPAVISKIKSCDPKKEKRKSDGLESVTKIEIDTNKTTEIKVFDGMKKHAKKENRKSPAYMVDTLGPALFSTPDIIRRVGTNGDSKVQENVVTPSVAVVSSGNSLMQVTHSPSSSSTSTSPITSNRSGIISMSSDRTTHSETSISTEKRESHDCLIENHEAESKPAVKSNVSEELQPALDSGKSGAIEGEEHLLATLEMEASKHEEELLAEALLLQEELGVDLAEHAALVEQGGSVATESITSNNMLIPSLITSEQEGTKSVDASATIIVTTTTTSTATVATMATTSANTNELKEPGKKFIKDDKEPIQIIRGGRVITLPPIEAPATRSKRLQIKSTEPIQKSFEPAKRMEKHGASSQSIKHEIRANIDQGEKNECAIRVEEENMEEEAEEEEDEEEEDIKEKDRKQVGEEDEEEEEEEEEDNSDSEDDPDRLWCICKRPHNNRFMICCDVCEDWFHGKCVHVSKAMGQQMEEKGIEWVCPNCTKKKDEEIKAKLSTQSASGKQRIQSDTVFENTKNLPTVNQSSSTGESSPLIQSSCDYGGVQYSSSMQCVVCKKEARNSSIYCSDACILAHAQETLTKDKPIPGPTISPKGTRSSPFDPASKSKSDARVIVFERKSGRILTGSDAPTRSNLRTWLKEHPTFEVVGTNNLGALQIGKTITTIQTQIPGKTTKSALLSPAKGQNLPKMTYAKVPGSKQMILTAGNKKFTLISGGQQQQLQLQQQQQQQQQQQQQQQQTQSTTTKSIQIKQTLLPGSNKSPLLLKTTKLITQPQIKQLGVPVSPKQTPNTKKQESKQAIIQSKQQQIKPSPPRKPETEPIRLNIRKTLTELLSSRIKETEDLKLTDEEIADLAYNIELELYKYFKDTGAKYKAKYRSLVFNIKDTKNLTLFRKIADRSLTPDAVVRLSPDEMASQELAEWREKETKHQLEMIKKNELDLMAQAKSIVVKTHKGEQIIENDGGIDHVDPKTPVQDIVTALNSADSISSTVDDMEKDIEKAIDEERLKGKEDAKKLRNLDDKKRKEKDKDRGREKERDKEKERGKEKESNRSKGTSDRRGRSISRSRHKHGRDDRERSKTREKSRERRSRDKEGKREREKDRDKEKERDRERDRERSRTRDREKLKLREKSSRDKAKQKEKDREKERERERHKSNENILRSRNSAYSELKNVDKREDEKKRETEKKEELSGLTGTSAGKSIEDRLWRHIEDEATTNIIDGNDSDVSDREPSSTVNIKTPDINEEVDREREQESSSTLEGETPKAGGWQTVWRGFVNMVDVAKFFITAQEVSGHAKDLMDDLPDTVDVVGRISHETVWDYISKMKKTGSKEILVIRLTAANDEEKIPYITLYSYLNSRSRLGVVGNVSKNIKDFYIMPFSSQSTIPQVLLPLNGPGFEEHRPHLLLGIIVRNKRKRPAGISSSSIPMKLSKKDTDRSYTPPLIGASKDKSSNGSNATIIVSTSVTSTATPTIPISSPSLATATSTYHKTPATTVSTTESTKEKQHPVTQTTLDNLNRAHIGMSRSTLLDTATICKIVPELSSKIDLTSSPGKVPLEDDGDEPYSPGQMDEEDIDLDLRTCPTSTSVTTVAPISGSLGIHDVTTLDNGIISSSKNSTELQRKMEELNRQIEEQKQQIQNISSSFLGESTPTLPGLGLDPPPSDECEEAYSPSDTRSFTPPPPTGISKFTQPILEKVSNITIPPNLQEILANVKRQESSKVDPYLPSKPSATFLTTANSSIYQNSEKYSSSPGVKLTISGLNKSNSEKSIVESSSNHRESISKEKESKGTLSSLSDLDLIRKAEEELAAVAAASAAIVPGNRVTENSIPSSLSATTTALSSVMGITTSSSLISQPSANLSSLTSTDSPTHEGIPYKNPFPEPFKRNIAPEQPKPPGLEDEDFPPFPSTPPNLENNVSKTTSSHSKFVPKSGIVLSVKRKVNDDVPPTSPSTSNKIIRIKSRWGQGPSESID; encoded by the exons ATGTCTAGCTCGTACATTATCGAGCCACAAGAGAGCGGATCAGGAAAGAAGGATGATACATTAATTATCATTGTCAATGATGATGGTACTATATCTGTCGACCAAGAAACTTTGCAGACTTTAATTA TGAATCAATCTAATGCAAATGTCAGCGTTGTTAGAGTAGGACAAGCAGAGACAGACACAGAAAATGGAGATATTACATTAACTGTAGATCCTCCAATGTTTACATCTGCTGCAATTAATTCTGTTGGTACATCTACCGGTGATGCAACCAGTTTAGTTGATCCTTTTATGGAAATGGATCCAGAACAGTTGGAACGATTAGAGACAGCTTTACAAAGTGAAGAGGCAAAACAAATTCTTGGAGAAAATGTCACAGCTATGcttg ATATGTTAACAGTAGAGGAACAACAAAACtctataaggtatagcgttaagTTGGATCACTGCTACACAAGTAGATTATCACCTTCTGATCCAAAACCAAGGGATCCATTACCTGTTATCGATTCACCTACTTCCGACGATGGTTTACAATACGCACATCAACATTCTCCTGCTCCTGGAACATCTAAAACATCGTCGCCTGTCGGCGAAGCTGAGAATACTGTCATGATCAAGCCAAAGGCTACAACCAAAACT GGTAAACCAGTTGGTCGGCCGCGAAAAAATTTCCCCCCGACTTCTGTTCCTACCAGTAATAGTAACACGAGATCGTCGGCCAATGTAGCAAATACGCCTAAATCTGTTGGACATCCGGTTCCAAGGAATATATTGCAGCAAGGTGTTGGAAAAC ATCAAGGAAGATCTAATGACGAGGATGAAGAAGAGTTAATGTCATCCAGTGAATCATCCGAGTCAGAGCCACCATCTGACAATGATTCAGATTTTGGTCCTCGAGGTCCTAGAAGAGGTGGTATAAGAGCTAGAGGTGGTAGAAAAGGGCTTACTACCAGAGGAGGAAGTATGGTAGCTACTCGTAGAAGAGGGCCCAACAAACAAATGGATATGGAACAAGTTCGTCGATTAGATATGGAAATGGCTGCTGCTGTAAATGCCATGAAGAGTCCAGAGAAAGATGAAAAATCGG GAGGATTTGGTTTCGTTAAAGGCAAGAGACAGCTTAAAACCGTTATTGGTCGGAAGAAAGAGGAATCGCAACGCAACGAATCGTCTTCGATAATAAATCAAGATGTATCGGGTAATTTTGAAAAACCGTTGCAGACGACGAACCAAGTTAAAGCGAATTTGATCAATGCTAATATGGTTAAGGGCGACATGATTCTTACAAAACCAGGACAGGGAAGAGCTAATCAAAAAGTTACTTTTGTACAAAAGCAAGTGCTTATGAAGTCGAATGACCTTAAAAATATCGACGTAAAGAAGCAGGTGATTCTTCCTAAAgggaaattttttaatcaaaccGGAACCAAATTCTTCGCGACCAAAGATGGCAAACTGGTCCAAATACCTGTAACTACTAAAACTATAACGTCAAACTTATCGATAACGCAAATGAAAGGAGTGATACCACAAGTGTCATCAACACAACAGCCTGCCATGATACAAAGTCAGATTTCAAATGTGCAACAGCAGCAATCCCAACAGTTGGCTAAAGTAACGACGCCTGctgttatttcaaaaattaaatcttGCGAtccgaagaaagagaaacgaaaatcTGACGGTCTGGAAAGTGTTACGAAAATAGAAATCGATACCAATAAAACAACAGAGATCAAAGTTTTTGATG GTATGAAAAAACATGCAAAGAAAGAGAATCGTAAATCACCAGCGTACATGGTGGATACTTTAGGTCCTGCTCTTTTTTCAACCCCAGATATTATTCGTCGTGTTGGTACAAATGGTGATTCAAAAGTACAAGAAAATGTAGTAACACCGTCTGTAGCTGTTGTTTCTTCTGGAAATTCTCTTATGCAAGTAACACATTCACCGTCATCATCGTCGACATCGACATCACCCATAACATCAAATCGTTCAG GTATTATTTCTATGTCTTCCGACCGAACTACACATTCTGAAACATCTATCTCTACGGAAAAGCGAGAAAGTCACGATTGTTTGATAGAAAATCATGAAGCAGAGTCTAAGCCGGCTGTAAAATCTAACGTATCAGAAGAATTACAACCAGCTCTGGACTCGGGTAAGTCGG GCGCTATAGAAGGCGAGGAACATCTACTAGCTACATTGGAAATGGAAGCTAGTAAACATGAAGAGGAATTACTGGCTGAAGCGTTATTATTACAAGAAGAACTTGGAGTCGACTTGGCTGAACAT GCTGCGCTTGTAGAACAAGGAGGAAGTGTTGCGACGGAGTCGATAACTTCAAATAACATGCTTATTCCTTCCTTGATCACATCCGAGCAAGAAGGTACCAAATCGGTGGATGCTTCTGCGACAATAATCGTAACAACAACTACGACAAGCACAGCAACAGTTGCAACGATGGCAACAACTAGCGCGAATACAAATGAACTTAAAGAGCCAGGGAAAAAGTTTATCAAAGACGATAAGGAACCTATTCAAATTATTCGTGGTGGACGAGTAATTACGTTACCTCCCATCGAAGCACCAGCTACCAGAAGCAAACGATTACAAATTAAAAGTACTGAACCTATTCAAAAATCATTTGAACCTGCCAAACGAATGGAGAAGCACGG GGCATCGTCGCAGTCTATCAAACACGAAATTCGTGCGAATATAGATCAAGGTGAGAAAAATGAATGCGCAATTCgggtggaagaagaaaatatgGAGGAGGAAGCCGAAGAAGAGGAGgatgaagaggaggaagatataaaagagaaagatcGGAAACAAGTCggcgaagaagacgaagaagaggaagaagaagaggaggaggataATTCAGATTCAGAAGATGATCCTGATAGACTTTGGTGTATATGCAAAAGACCGCATAACAATCGTTTCATGATTTGTTGTGATGTATGCGAAGATTGGTTTCATGGAAAATGCGTACATGTCAGCAAAGCAATGG GTCAACAAATGGAGGAGAAAGGAATAGAATGGGTTTGCCCAAATTGCACTAAAAAGAAAGATGAAGAGATAAAAGCTAAATTGAGTACCCAGAGTGCTTCTGGAAAGCAACGGATTCAATCTGACACTGTATTTGAGAATACAAAAAACCTTCCTACAGTTAATCAGAGTTCATCTACTGGAGAATCATCGCCTTTGATACAATCTAGTTGTGACTATGGTGGTGTTCAATATTCTAGTAGTATGCAATGTGTTGTTTGTAAAAAAGAAGCAAGAAACTCGAGCATTTACTGTTCCGACGCATGTATACTTGCACATGCCCAAGAAACATTGACCAAAGACAAACCAATACCAGGACCAACAATTAGTCCAAAAGGAACAAGGTCGTCACCGTTCGACCCTGCTTCAAAGTCGAAATCCGATGCTCGAGTTATCGTTTTTGAGAGGAAAAGTGGAAGAATATTAACAG GTTCAGACGCTCCTACAAGATCAAATTTGCGTACGTGGTTAAAGGAACATCCTACGTTTGAAGTGGTTGGGACAAATAATCTTGGTGCACTGCAAATAGGAAAAACAATTACGACTATTCAAACACAAATACCTGGTAAAACA ACAAAGTCTGCACTACTGTCACCCGCAAAAGGACAGAATCTTCCGAAGATGACGTACGCAAAAGTACCAGGTTCTAAGCAAATGATTTTGACAgcaggaaataaaaaatttacacTTATCTCTGGTGGACAACAGCAGCAACTACAAttacagcagcaacaacaacagcagcagcagcagcagcaacaacaacagcaaactCAATCGACAACTACAAAATCAATACAAATCAAACAAACGTTATTGCCAGGGTCAAACAAGAGTCCTTTGTTATTAAAAACGACAAAATTGATTACTCAACCACAAATAAAGCAATTGGGTGTGCCTGTGTCACCGAAACAAACACCAAatacaaagaaacaagaatCAAAACAGGCAATCATACAATCGAAACAACAGCAGATTAAACCAAGCCCACCAAGAAAACCTGAGACAGAACCTATAAGATTAAATATACGAAAAACTTTGACAGAATTGTTATCCAGCCGTATAAAAGAAACCGAAGATTTGAAACTTACCGACGAGGAAATAGCGGACCTAGCTTATAATATCGAATTAgagttatataaatatttcaaagacacCGGTGCAAAGTACAAAGCCAAATACAGAAGTCtcgtatttaatataaaagatacGAAGAATCTAACATTGTTTAGAAAGATAGCTGATAGATCGTTGACGCCAGATGCGGTGGTGCGGTTAAGTCCTGATGAAATGGCCAGTCAAGAATTGGCTGAATGGagggagaaagaaacgaagcatCAGTTAGAAATGATTAAGAAAAACGAATTAGATTTAATGGCTCAGGCTAAATCTATCGTCGTTAAAACGCACAAAGGTGAACAAATAATCGAGAATGATGGTGGTATTGATCATGTGGATCCAAAAACTCCCGTGCAAGATATCGTGACTGCATTGAACAGTGCTGACAGCATAAGTTCGACCGTGGATGATATGGAGAAAGATATAGAAAAGGCAATCGACGAGGAAAGATTAAAAGGCAAGGAAGATGCGAAAAAATTGAGGAACTTGGACGataagaaaaggaaggaaaaggacAAAGATAGAGgtagggagaaagaaagagataaagaaaaagaaaggggaaAGGAGAAGGAGAGTAACCGTTCAAAGGGTACGAGCGATCGGCGTGGTAGAAGTATCAGTAGAAGTAGACATAAACACGGCAGAGACGATAGGGAACGCAGTAAAACTAGAGAGAAAAGCAGAGAACGAAGGTCTCGAGATAAGGAAGGGAAGCGTGAACGAGAAAAAGATCGTGATAAGGAAAAAGAACGGGATCGTGAAAGAGATCGAGAGAGATCCAGAACTAGAGATCGGGAGAAATTAAAGCTCCGTGAAAAAAGTAGCAGAGATAAAGCTAAGCAAAAAGAGAAGGacagggagaaagagagggaacgGGAACGACACAAAagcaatgaaaatattttgagaAGTCGCAATAGTGCTTATTCTGAACTGAAGAATGTTgacaaaagagaagacgagaagaaaagagaaacggaaaagaaagaggaattgTCAGGTTTAACGGGAACATCGGCCGGAAAATCTATCGAAGATCGGCTTTGGCGGCATATCGAAGACGAAGCAACTACCAACATCATTGATGGGAATGATTCCGACGTGTCAGACAGAGAACCGTCTTCAACGGTTAATATCAAAACACCAGACATTAACGAAGAAGTTGATAGAGAAAGGGAACAAGAATCATCATCGACTCTCGAGGGTGAAACTCCGAAAGCAGGAGGATGGCAAACGGTTTGGAGGGGTTTCGTTAACATGGTGGATGTTGCAAAATTCTTCATCACCGCGCAAGAGGTGAGTGGTCACGCGAAAGATTTGATGGACGATCTACCAGATACAGTTGACGTTGTTGGACGAATAAGTCACGAAACTGTTTGGGATTATATCTCGAAGATGAAGAAAACCGGTTCGAAAGAGATTTTGGTAATTCGACTTACCGCAGCGAATGACGAAGAAAAGATTCCGTATATAACACTGTATAGTTATTTGAACAGTAGAAGTCGACTTGGAGTCGTTGGAAATGTTTCTAAGAATATAAAGGATTTTTATATAATGCCATTCTCAAGTCAAAGCACGATACCTCAGGTTCTCTTACCTTTGAACGGGCCTGGCTTCGAGGAGCACAGACCGCATCTTCTTCTAGGAATCATTGTTCGCAACAAAAGAAAACGTCCGGCTGGCATATCGTCTTCAAGCATACCGATGAAATTATCGAAGAAGGATACCGACCGAAGTTACACGCCACCTTTAATAGGTGCCTCGAAAGATAAGTCTAGCAATGGTAGCAACGCGACAATCATCGTATCTACCTCTGTTACCTCTACCGCGACACCAACGATCCCGATATCATCACCTTCCTTGGCAACCGCAACGAGTACATATCACAAAACACCGGCTACCACGGTCAGCACGACCGAGTCTACGAAAGAAAAACAACATCCCGTCACTCAAACCACTCTTGACAATTTAAATAGAGCACATATAGGAATGTCGAGGAGTACGTTACTCGATACTGCGACCATATGTAAAATAGTCCCTGAATTGTCGTCAAAGATCGATCTTACCTCTTCGCCTGGTAAAGTACCTCTCGAGGACGATGGTGACGAGCCATATAGTCCTGGCCAGATGGACGAGGAAGATATTGATCTTGACTTACGAACTTGTCCTACATCGACATCAGTAACCACAGTAGCTCCGATATCTGGTTCATTGGGTATTCACGATGTTACTACACTCGATAATGGTATCATTTCTTCCAGTAAAAATTCGACCGAACTCCAACGAAAAATGGAAGAACTAAATAGACAAATCGAAGAACAGAAGCAACAAATACAGAATATTAGTTCCTCATTTCTCGGTGAATCAACGCCTACTCTGCCG GGTTTAGGGCTGGACCCACCGCCCAGCGATGAATGCGAAGAAGCTTACAGTCCTTCGGACACGAGATCGTTtacaccaccaccacccacgGGTATTTCAAAGTTCACTCAACCGATTCTCGAAAAAGTTTCAAACATAACGATACCTCCAAATTTACAAGAGATTTTAGCAAACGTCAAACGACAAGAGAGCTCTAAAGTAGACCCGTATTTACCTTCTAAACCTAGTGCCACGTTCTTAACTACTGCAAATTCTTCGATTTATCAAAATTCGGAAAAATATTCCTCATCGCCTGGTGTAAAACTTACAATTAGCGGATTAAATAAATCCAATTCGGAGAAATCTATAGTGGAATCGTCATCTAATCATCGAGAATCTATttcaaaagagaaagaaagtaaGGGTACTTTGAGCTCATTAAGCGATTTGGATTTAATTAGAAAAGCAGAAGAGGAATTAGCGGCCGTCGCAGCTGCATCTGCCGCAATAGTGCCAGGAAACAGGGTCACCGAAAATTCTATTCCATCAAGTTTATCTGCAACAACGACAGCTCTTTCATCAGTTATGGGAATCACTACATCTTCGTCTTTAATTTCCCAACCATCTGCAAATCTGTCAAGTTTAACTTCGACGGATTCTCCTACTCATGAGGGAATTCCTTACAAAAATCCCTTTCCAGAACCTTTCAAACGAAACATAGCCCCTGAACAACCGAAACCCCCAGGTCTCGAAGACGAGGATTTCCCTCCGTTTCCATCTACGCCACCAAACTTGGAAAACAATGTATCTAAAACGACATCTTCTCATTCAAAGTTCGTTCCAAAGAGTGGTATTGTGTTAAGCGTTAAACGGAAAGTTAACGATGACGTTCCTCCTACTTCTCCTTCCACTTCGAacaaaataataagaataaaatctCGATGGGGTCAGGGTCCATCGGAATCGATCGATTAG